The Aliidiomarina minuta nucleotide sequence CGAAGGCGATGAAGAAAATGAAGCAGTGGACCACCTGGAGTACTTCCGTAACCACGGAATGCGAGTGGTTAGCAGCTATGAAGACTTGCAGACCCAGCAGCGCCTGCCATTGATTGGGCTCTTTCATGATCGCGACTTTCCTTATGTTATTGATGACGAAAAACGTCTGAAAATGATGGTTGAAGAAAGCCTGCGCCTGTTAGAAAACGCTGATCAACCCTACGTCATCATGATTGAAGCGGCCATGATCGACTGGTGTGGTCATGGCAATGATATTGGTTGTGCTATGCACGAAATGGCAGAACTTGACCAACTCCTTGAATTCCTGATCCCTTATGTTGAAGAACAGGGCGATACCGCACTCGTGGTTACGGCTGACCACTCTACGGGTGGCCTGACTTTAGGAGCTGACGGCGAATACCAGTTCCGTGCCAGCGAAATCAATAAAATTGGCCGTAGTCTTCGCCTGATGGCGACTGAACTGAAAGACATGCCAGGCATTGACTGGGACGACTACATTGAGGCACACCTGCCTTTCCCGCTAAGTACAGAGCAGCAGTCGGAGCTTAAACGGGTAGCCAGTTACGAAGGTGATAATCACCGGGAAGCTATTAATGATGTGCTACGCGATATTGTTGGTTATCACACCCGCGCGGGCTGGACTACCAGCGGCCATACCGGTGAAGATGTACCGGTAATAGCAGCCGGCCCCTGGGCTGAACACTTCCGAGGCACCCAGGATCAAACGGATATCGCCAGGCAATTTATTGAGTGGATTAAAGTTCAGGATTAAAAAATAACGCCCTCGTACTGCGAGGGTGTCCAAAGGAAGGGGATTGAATTGCAGGCATTGAGAGCCGCTACCGGGCGACAAGACCCGTAGGGCATTGAGGTTTTCCAGCGTTTCCACGGCAGGCCAAGCCTGCCCTACCAGAATCAGCCCCGTAGGGCAGGCTCCGCCTGCCGTGGGAGTTATCCGGTTGCACTATGTACCGTCCGCACGCGCAACTTTATGCACGCTCTCATGTACGTGACCATCCAAACAACCATTCATGCCGCCATCCATGCAACAAGGAACCTGATACCAGGCGAGAACCGAAGGGCATCGAGGTTTGCCAGCGTTTCCACGGCAGGCCGAGCCTGCCCTACCAGAATCAGCCCCGTAGGGCAGGCTTCGCCTGCCGTGGGAGCTATCCGGTTGCACTATGTACCGTCCGCACGCGCAACTTTATGCACGCTCTCATGTACGTGACCATCCAAACAACCATTCATGCCGCCATACATGCAACAAGGGACCCGATACCAGGCGAGAACCGAAGGGCATTGAGGTTTGCCAGCGTTTCCACGGCAGGCCGAGCCTGCCCTACCAGAATCAGCCCCGTAGGGCAGGCTTCGCCTGCCGTGGGAGCTATCCGGTTGCACTATGTAAAATCCGCGCTGGCAACTTTATACGCGTTGCCATTCATGCCGCCATACATGCAACAAGGGACCCGATACCAGGCGAGAACCGAAGGGCATTGAGGTTTGCCAGCGTTTCCACGGCAGGCCAAGCCTGCCCTACCAGAATCGAGCGAACGCCGCGTAGGTCGGCACGAGCCGAACACCGGAAGCCTCGCCCGGCCCCAGCCAGATCAACCGATAGCTACCCGGGCATTGCGGAACAGGCGCATCCAAGGGCTATCTTCGCCCCACTCTGCCGGATGCCATGAGTTGGCCACCGTACGGAAGACCCGCTCCGGATGCGGCATCATCAGGGTTACCCGTCCATCAGCACTGGTTACACCTGTCATGCCCGCTTCGGAACCATTCGGGTTGGCCGGATACTGCTCAGTGACCTTGCCATAGTTATCCACGTAACGCAGCGCTACCTGACCTGAAGCATCCAGCTTACTGGCACCATCGGCAGCGGCAAATTCAACCCGGCCTTCGCCATGCGAAACAGCGATTGGCATACGTGAACCCTGCATGCCTTCGAACAGCAAGGAAGGAGACTTCTGTATTTCAACCATGCTGAAACGCGCTTCAAAACGTTCGGAACGATTGCTGACAAAACGTGGCCAGCCTTCGCTGCCTGGTATCAGGTCATGCAGGTTGGACAGCATCTGACAGCCGTTACAGACACCTAAGGATAAAGTGTCCTGTCGCGCAAAAAAGCGACTGAATTCGTCACGGGCGCGTGGGTTAAACAGAATGGATTTGGCCCAGCCTTCGCCGGCGCCAAGGACGTCCCCATAGGAGAAACCACCGCAGGCAGCAAGGGCCTGAAACTGATCCAGACTGACTCGACCAGACAGAATGTCGCTCATATGCACGTCAATGGCAGCAAAACCAGCACGGTCAAAAGCCGCAGCCATTTCATAATGGGAATTAACGCCCTGCTCTCGCAAGATAGCAACCTGAGGCGCGGTGCCTTTGCTGATATAAGGTGCAGCTACATCTTTATTAATATCAAAACTAAGCTCACTGTGCAGTCCAGGGTCCTGCTTGTCCTGCTTAGCTTTAAATTCTTCATCCGCGCATTCCGGATTATCGCGTAAACGCTGCATCTGGTCAGTGGTTTCTGCCCACACCGCACGCAGTCGGCTACGACTTTCATGCAGTACCTGCTGAGCGCCCTGGCTAATAACAAGATCATCACCAGCCTGAGCACGCCCAAGGTAAACCAGCATGTCGCTGATGCCCTGGTCAGCAAAAAGCTGCTGCAGGTTTTCAGCAGCGGCGGCAGGAACCTGCAGCACGGCACCCAGTTCTTCACTGAACAGCGCAGCTATAACGTCCTGATCTTCCGGCAATTGCACAGTCCAGCCACAATGTCCGGCAAAGGCCATTTCGGTCAGCGTAGTAAAAAGACCGCCATCGGAGCGATCGTGGTAAGCCTGTAGCTGCTGCTGTGCGACTAATTGCTGCACAATAGTAAAGAAAGCTTTTAAATCAGAGGCTTTGTCTAAGTCAGCGCTTTCTTTACCTAATTTGCGACAGACCTGTGCCAGCGCCGAGCCACCCAGGCGATTTTGACCACGGCCAAAGTCGACCAGCCACAGCTGACTGTCGCTGTCAGGCTGCAATTGAGGCGTAATGCTCTGGCGCACGTCAGTAACCCGGGCAAACGCAGAGATTACCAGTGACATAGGTGAGGTTACGGCTTTATCTTCGCCGTTTTCCTGCCAACGGGTTTTCATCGACATCGAGTCTTTGCCCACCGGAATGGTTAATTCCAGTTCCGGGCACAGCTCTTCGCCAACAGCTTTCACTGCTTCATAAAGCCCTGCGTCCTCACCCGGATGTCCGGCTGCTGCCATCCAGTTAGCGGATAACTTAATGCGTTTAAAGTCGCCAATCGGGTTGGCAGCGATATTCGTAATAGCTTCGGCCACAGCTAAACGTGCAGAAGCTGCATAGTTGAGTAAGGCAACCGGGGTACGTTCACCCATAGCCATAGCTTCACCGGCATAACTGTCATAGGAAGCTGCGGTGA carries:
- a CDS encoding alkaline phosphatase, whose product is MFRSIFISLTLITSMAFSVSAKAEEAPRNLIMVIGDGMGFPYLSAYRYFKDGRGMTDQADMEHTIFDRYLVGAASTYPADGTLVTDSAASGTALATGYKTYNGAIGVDADEQPLKNMMEYANERGFLTGTIATTRVTHATPASFFAHVPQRRMEAEIADQYATRNEDGSWKFDLMLGSGRQFFVREGDEENEAVDHLEYFRNHGMRVVSSYEDLQTQQRLPLIGLFHDRDFPYVIDDEKRLKMMVEESLRLLENADQPYVIMIEAAMIDWCGHGNDIGCAMHEMAELDQLLEFLIPYVEEQGDTALVVTADHSTGGLTLGADGEYQFRASEINKIGRSLRLMATELKDMPGIDWDDYIEAHLPFPLSTEQQSELKRVASYEGDNHREAINDVLRDIVGYHTRAGWTTSGHTGEDVPVIAAGPWAEHFRGTQDQTDIARQFIEWIKVQD